The DNA segment ACTCGTGCGACTAGCATGGCTAAATCGAATCCCAATAGCAATGGCCTCCGGCAGGATCAACCGGAATGTATAACCTCCGAACCTGGTTCCCGGCTCGGAGGGGGTGTTGGCGGGTTTTGACTCGCGATGAGCCAAAACACCATTGCATGGTCTATGTGGTGTCCGGGTCAGCCAGCGATCTGGATGACACCGAACTACCACGGCTCACATCAGATTTCCTCTTACGCCGGAGCGCAGGGGGCGAAATCCTCATATCGGTGAGTCGGACGAACCGACTCTGCGAAACCGGGCCGAGTTGAACGGCCCGAATCCGCGATGCGTTCTTCGCGTCTTGACCGAACGGGCTTATACACTTAAGCACGTCGGAACGCTTCGACCGGCCGCGGAGCGGCCGACCGTCGTCCCCCACGCCGGGGGACCTTCGCATTCAACACGAATCCCGGCTTGTACTTAACCCCGTCGAACCATCGCCGCCACGTCATGCGGTTTCATTGGGATCGGTTGCCACGACGGATCGCGGACTGAAAGCGTTCGGACAGATTATTCAGGGGGCGTTCGGACGGACCGCAAAAGGCGGATCCGCTCGAACATATCTGATTTCTGTCAGTGAATGGACCGGAGATCGCGGACGGATCACGAGGACCGTCTCACGCCCGCGAAGACGAACCGGTGTTCGGATTTCGCGTCGGACGCGACCCGCGTCGTTCGGATCCCCGAAAGACGAGCGCGACATCGCGGAGGGATGGAGCGGAACCGGACGAGACGCCCGTCCTCGGCGGAGAGGTGCCGCTCGGCTCCGACTCGTCCGGTAGCCGTTCTCGGTCGCGTGCACGCGGGACGAGATATGATATCGCTGGCCGGATGATACCGCTAGATAGGTCGAGACGACAGGGCCCCGCAAGCGAACGAAAGGAAAGTAGTGAGGAACACGCCGCGAGCGAGCGGTCGTTTATACCACGGGCGTTTATAAGGGAGGGGGACGCATATAAAAGCGAACGATGACGAACCCTGCTGATTCGATCGAGATCCAGAACGTCGTTGCATCAACCGGGATCGGCCAAGAGCTCGACTTGGAAGCGCTCGCAGAGGACCTCCCGGGCGCCGATTTCAACCCGGACAACTTCCCCGGACTCGTCTACCGGACCCAGGAACCGAAAGCGGCCGCGCTCATTTTCCGGTCAGGGAAAATAGTCTGTACGGGCGCGAAGAGCATCGACGACGTGCACGAGGCGCTCGGGATCATCTTCGAGAAGCTTCGCGGGCTCCAGATCCCAGTCGAGGAGGACCCGGAGATCACGGTCCAGAACATCGTGTCGAGCGCCGACCTCGGACACAACCTCAACCTCAACGCGCTGGCGATCGGGCTCGGCTTGGAGGACGTCGAGTACGAGCCGGAGCAGTTCCCCGGGCTCGTCTATCGGATGGACGAGCCGGAGGTCGTCATCCTGTTGTTCGGCAGCGGGAAGATCGTCATCACCGGTGGGAAGCGGACGGACGACGCCGAGGAGGCCGTCGAGGAGATCGTCGAGCGGATCGAGGGACTCGGCCTCCTCGGCTAATTGCTCGCTCGATGGGATCGGCTAGATCGGATCGGCTCGATCACGCCCGGGCTCGATCGCGCCCGGACGACGACCGGTAAACCGGTGGGTCGTCGGCACCGCGGCGGCTACGCCGCGCTGTCCTCAGTCAGCACCTCCTTGACGACGCTCGGGTCCTCGAGCAGTTGGTGTTTCGTGTAGCTCCCCTCCGCGCTCCCGCCGCTGTGTTTCGACTGTTCGATGATGTCGAGGAACGCGTGTTCCTTGAGGAGGTCGCGGACGCGTCGGAGAGAGAGGCTGTCCGAGCCTTCCTGCCGGCAGATGTTCTCGTAGATCTTGTACACGTGACTGGTTCGGAAGCCGTCCTGTCGCCCGTTCGAGAGTGACAGCAGCGCGAGCGCCTGGAGGACGTACCGGGAGTGCGGCGTCGATCCGCGAATGAGTTCGCGGAAACGGTCCGTTTCGGCGCGCTGGCGCGCCTGCGTGACGAACTCCTCGCGGACGGTGGGCTCGTCGTTCCCCTGTGCGATCTCGCCGGCGTATCTGAGGATGTCGATCGCTTTCCGCGCGTCCCCGTGCTCCCGCGCCGCGAGAGCCGCGGCACGCGGAACAGTGGACGGGTCAAGCACGTCGTCGTGGAACGCGTCCGCCCGCGCCTGCATGATCTCTCGGAGCTGGTTCGCGTCGTACGGCGGGAAGACGAACTCGCGTTCACAGAGGCTGGACTTGACGCGCTCGTCCATCCGGTCTTTGTACTGGATCTTGTTGCTGATCCCGACGACGCCGAGCTTGCAGTCGGTGATCTTCCCGGCCTCGCCCGCCCGAGAGAGCTGCATCAGGATCGCGTCGTCGTCGAGCTTGTCGATCTCGTCGAGGATGATGAGCACGACGTCGTATCGCTGGTCGAGGATGCGCCAGAGCCGCTTGTAGTAGGTCGACGTCGACAGTCCCTTGTCGGGGACGTTGATCCCGGTCGCGTCGGGGTCGTTCACCCCGTCGGCGATCGTCTGTACGGCCTGCGTCTCGGTCGTGTCCTGCGCGCAGTCGACGTACGCGAAGGTGGCGTTGACGCCCTCCTCGCCGGCGGTCGAGACGAGCCGCTTCGAGACGTACTTCGCGCAGAGCGACTTCCCGGTCCCCGTCTTTCCGTAGATAAGCACGTTGCTCGGGCTCTGGCCGAAGATGGCCGGGTTGACCGCGTTCGCGAGGTCGGCGATCTCGTCGTCTCGACCGACGATCCGGCCCTCCCCGGGGAGATGACTGATCTCGAGGAGTTCCTTGTTCGCGAATATCGGGTCCTCCCGAGTGAAGAGGTCGTCCGCTGCGTCCATGGGATCGACACCGGGTTTCCGGTGAAATGCATTCCGTTTCGAGCGTGTGCCGAAGCCGGGCGATTGAGACACCGGGCGATTGAGACACACACCGTGTTTCCGGTGAAATGGGATAGACGGGTTGGGTGGTGTTCGGCGGGAGTGGGATGGAGGACCGAAGTAGGAGACGGGAGCGAAGGAGGAGACAGGAGCGAAGCGAGGATCGGAGCCATCGTGACGTTCGAATTCACCGGAAACACGGTGTTCGCCTATAACCTCTTGCCGTCGGAAACGCGGATTTCAACCCCGAAGAGCCGGATCTGACGACTTTATTTCCGGTGAAAGTCTCTCCACATTCTGTGGTGATATCTCTCCACTATTGCTGGCAATGGACTGTACTCAAAACTAGTTTATAATTCTTTATAGAAGTGATTGTGACGGATGTCAGTGAATCGGGAGATCGTCCGAAACCCTCCCCCGACCGCATCCGCCACACTCCCCGTTTCACCGGAAACCCGGTGTGTCACTCTCCTCCTTGACGGGAATCACTCTAGACCGAGCGGCCACGACGGTCGCCGGTCCCCCAGACCGTCGATTGCAACGAGCAGAGTCTCAGCGATCGGAGGGATCGGCGGCGTCCGACTGCGACGATCCGGAAGCCCCCGGATCGAGATCTCTGTGAAGGAGCGCGAGTTCGGGATCGATCCCACCGAGCGTCGAGACCTCGTAGGCGATGCGGTACGAACGCGTGAGAACCTGTACCGGCAACAGGAGAACGAGTACGGTCACAACCCCCACAAGCGCCGTGATCGCGAGCGCCGCCATCCCGGCCGTGGTCCCGACTAGCGCACCGAGCCCGCCGAGCGCGGCGGCCACGAGCAGGAGCACGAGGCCGCCGACCGTAGCCACGAGCGCGAACGCGAACGCGGCCGCGACCCCCGCGACGACCGAGAGTCCCAGCGAGACGACGACGTGGACGAGGAGATACACCAGTAGTTCCGTCCACTCCGCGCGAGGAGTGTCCCAGAATCGACTCCACCCCCCGAGGACACCGGTCTCCTCGACGATCATCGTCGGCACGACGAACTCGTAGGTGAAGCGGAGCGCGAGGACCGCGACCGCGACGAGTACCGCGCCGAGGAACCCCAGAATGATCGTCGTACCGACCGACAGCGAACCGAACGTTCCGGCGAGCGCGTCGACCGGCTCCCACCCGATCGGAGCGTCCGCGGCGACCGCGACGAGAACCGCGAGCGCAACGGGCGCCGCCGCCGCGACGCTGAGCACCGCGGTGAACAGGAACAGCCCGAGCGACTGACGGAGCCGCGCGAGGAACGGCCGCCAGATCCGGACCTCGTTCGTGCGGAGGGCGTCGTAGAAGACCAGCCGCAGCGACAGCGAGGCGATCGAGAGAGCGACGACCAGCAGGACGATCCCGACGGCGACGACCGCGAACGTCCCCGAATCGACTGCCCCGACGATCCCCTCAGGGGTCACGGCGCCGGGATCGACTCCACCGGCGCCCGGACCGACGCCACCGGAGCCCGGACCGACGCCGCCGAAGACCGAATCGATCTCCTGAGGCGACGTCACGCCGGCGTCGGAGACGACGGAAACGGGGACGTTCGCGCTCGCGCCGCCGCCGCCCATCAGGAGCACGAGGAGGGCGAGCTTCGTCCAGCGAACCAGGCTGAACGGGAACAGAAACCGACGCGTGGCGTCGACCGCGTCGTCGAGGGCGTCGATGGCGTGCCAGCTCATGTCCGGCGGTTCTCACGGATCGCTTATATAATACGTTGAAGAAGCGGGTCGGGGCGTCGCACTTGGTCCGACCGCAGCCCTTTACGCCGGACGGTGCGAGGCTACGAGTATGAAAGTCCGCGGCGAACGGGAGTGCCGAGAATGCGGCGTCCGGTGGTCGTACTACGAGACGGGAAGCGTCGAGTGCCCGGACTGCGGGAGCCTCCGGAGCGTCGGCGTCGACGACCGCACGGCCCACACCGACGCGCCCGCGTCGCTCGACCTCACCCCCCATCGCACCCGGTTCGGAGACGCGAGCGGGACGCTTCCCACGGAGGGCGTCGACGAGCTCAAATCGGACCTCCGCGAGTACGTCCGCAAGCGCGGGTTCGTTCGCGGCGGAGAGCTGCTCCCGCTAGACACCACGTACCTCGCGGCCCGAGAGCTCCTGGAGGCGGTCGACTGCTACGACCGGCTCCGCGATCCCGCCGACGCCGACCGCGAGTACCTCCTCGGTCTGCTCGCCGGAGCCGACGACGGCGACCGCCCCGCGACGGAGAACGTCCCCGAGCGGCTCCGCGAGGCGCGCGGAATGGCGGCGGCGCGCGCGGTCGACGAGTACCGGAGCGATCTCCTCGCGTTCCTCGACGAACTCGACTCCGGGACAGACGACGAACCCGACTCCGGGACAGACGACGAACCCGACTCCGGGGCAGAAACCGGCACCGAGGCAGACGCGCCAACGGTCAGGGTCGCCGGCGGCGACCCGCAGTCACGGATCGCTCCGGCCAGAGAACTTCTGGGACGCCTCCGCGACCGAGCGAAGCGCGTCGAGGCGCTCAACGGTGACGTTCCAGCGGCGGACGCCGACGCGCTCGTCGACGCCGCCGACGCGCTCGGCGAGTACGTCCGGACCGGCGAGGACACCGCGATCGAACGGGCTCGGTCGCTACTGGCCGAACGGAACGTCTGAGGGACGAACGAGACGTCTGAGAGCCGAACGGGACGCCTGAGTGCTGAACGGAACGTCTGATCGACGTCGGACACGTCGGAATCACCCATGATACTCGCGGGGGCACATTCAACCTCCGCCTCGCCGACCCCCAACCATGTCGCGGTTCGACGTCCACGATCACCGCCACGCGCTGAAACAGCTCAGAGACACCGGCTCGACGGGACTCTGGGAGAACCGAAAGGACGTCCCGTGCCCCGTCTGTGACGACCCGTTCGATCGGCTGTTCACGACGCGAGAGGCGGGAACGACGTTCCCCGAGAACGACGGGGCTCGATTCTGTCTCCTCCGCGACGACGACGCGATCCACCTGTTCCGGCACTGACCGCCCGTCCGGCCGAAATCCGGTGTGACGGGACCCCGACGCTCAGTCGTTCGCGCGACGGAATGCCGACGCTCAGTCGCTCGCGACCGGATCGACGTCGTGTTCCGGCTCGTCGATGTACCGCTCGGTCCAGGTCCCCCGGGCGAACCACGCGACACCGATGATCGCGCCGAGGACGTTCCCGAGCGCCATCCCGACCCAGATCCCGGTCTCGCCCCACCCGGCCACGAAGACGAGGTAGCCGACGCTGGCGACCCGACCGACCCAGAGGGTGAGAATCGATATGACCATCGCGGTCTTCGTGTTGCCGGCGCCGCGGAACGCCCCGAGGATCACCTGCGAGACGCCGATGAAGGCGAACTCCACCGAGCGGATCCGGACGTACTCGACCGCGTAGCCCACCGTCGCGGGCGCGTCCGGCACGTCGCCGAGGAAGACCCCGACGATCGGTTCCGTGAACGTCACCGCGACGACGGCGACGAGGAACATCACGCCCGCCCCGGTCGTGGCAGCGATCTTCACCGACCGCCCCGCGCGGTCCGCCCGGTCCGCGCCGAGGTTCTGCCCCACCATCGTGTCGATCGCGCGCCCGAGCCCCATCGCGGGGAGGAAGACGAGCGAGATGAGCCGGTTCCCGAGGCCGTACGCCGCCACCACCGGCGGCGAGAACGTGACCACCATCGCCGTGAGGGTGATCATCGCGAGCGCGCTGGTCGTCTGCTCGACGCTGGAGGGGAGCCCGAGACGGAAGATGTCGCGGATGAACCCGATGTCCGGAGCGAGGTGGCTCACCGAAACCGCCGGACCCAACTCGGTGCCGAACAGCAGCCAGATGCCGATCGCGGTGGCGACCCCTCGCGAGAAGATCGTCGCTATCGCGGCACCCTCGATCCCGTAGCCCGTGAATCCGGTGAGCGCGAACAGCGAGGCCTCCAGCGCGACCGGGTCGACGGCGCCGATCATCGGGACCCCCGCGAGCCACTCGAACAGCGGGTTGTCCGCGAACCCGAAGATGAGGAACGGGTCGAGGAACACGTTCAGGACGACGGAGACGAGCATCACCGCCATCGGCGTCCGAGTGTCGCCGTAGCCGCGCATCAGCGCGGAGAAGACGAAGAAGCCGAACATCAGCGGGATGCCGGCGAAGATGACTTCCATGTAGTCGGCCGCCAGCGGGATGACCGTCGCCGCCGTGGCGGGGTCGCTCGGGAGGAGCTCCAGGGCCGGCCGCGTGTAAAAGTACCCCGCGACCCCGATGAACACCGACAGCACGGAGACCGTGAAGATGGTCTGTCCCGCGACCAGCCCCGCCGACCGGTCGCCGTCGGCCCCCGTGTACTGCGCCACGAGGATGGCGCCCGCGGTGGTGAATCCGCCGGCGACGGCGATGAGCAGGAAGATCAGCGGGAACGCGAGGCTGATCGCCCCGACGGCCTCCGCCGACAGCCGACCGAGATAGAGCGTGTCGACGACGTTGTACATCACCTGCAGCAACTGGATGACGACGATGGGCCACGCCAGGCTGAACAGCGGCCGCACCAGGCTTCCCTCGGTGATCGACTCCTCGGGAACGCGTTCGTCGCCGTCGTCGCCGTCGTCGCCGCCG comes from the Halorubrum depositum genome and includes:
- a CDS encoding TATA-box-binding protein; translated protein: MTNPADSIEIQNVVASTGIGQELDLEALAEDLPGADFNPDNFPGLVYRTQEPKAAALIFRSGKIVCTGAKSIDDVHEALGIIFEKLRGLQIPVEEDPEITVQNIVSSADLGHNLNLNALAIGLGLEDVEYEPEQFPGLVYRMDEPEVVILLFGSGKIVITGGKRTDDAEEAVEEIVERIEGLGLLG
- a CDS encoding Cdc6/Cdc18 family protein, producing MDAADDLFTREDPIFANKELLEISHLPGEGRIVGRDDEIADLANAVNPAIFGQSPSNVLIYGKTGTGKSLCAKYVSKRLVSTAGEEGVNATFAYVDCAQDTTETQAVQTIADGVNDPDATGINVPDKGLSTSTYYKRLWRILDQRYDVVLIILDEIDKLDDDAILMQLSRAGEAGKITDCKLGVVGISNKIQYKDRMDERVKSSLCEREFVFPPYDANQLREIMQARADAFHDDVLDPSTVPRAAALAAREHGDARKAIDILRYAGEIAQGNDEPTVREEFVTQARQRAETDRFRELIRGSTPHSRYVLQALALLSLSNGRQDGFRTSHVYKIYENICRQEGSDSLSLRRVRDLLKEHAFLDIIEQSKHSGGSAEGSYTKHQLLEDPSVVKEVLTEDSAA
- a CDS encoding DUF7544 domain-containing protein codes for the protein MSWHAIDALDDAVDATRRFLFPFSLVRWTKLALLVLLMGGGGASANVPVSVVSDAGVTSPQEIDSVFGGVGPGSGGVGPGAGGVDPGAVTPEGIVGAVDSGTFAVVAVGIVLLVVALSIASLSLRLVFYDALRTNEVRIWRPFLARLRQSLGLFLFTAVLSVAAAAPVALAVLVAVAADAPIGWEPVDALAGTFGSLSVGTTIILGFLGAVLVAVAVLALRFTYEFVVPTMIVEETGVLGGWSRFWDTPRAEWTELLVYLLVHVVVSLGLSVVAGVAAAFAFALVATVGGLVLLLVAAALGGLGALVGTTAGMAALAITALVGVVTVLVLLLPVQVLTRSYRIAYEVSTLGGIDPELALLHRDLDPGASGSSQSDAADPSDR
- a CDS encoding DUF7117 family protein, which codes for MKVRGERECRECGVRWSYYETGSVECPDCGSLRSVGVDDRTAHTDAPASLDLTPHRTRFGDASGTLPTEGVDELKSDLREYVRKRGFVRGGELLPLDTTYLAARELLEAVDCYDRLRDPADADREYLLGLLAGADDGDRPATENVPERLREARGMAAARAVDEYRSDLLAFLDELDSGTDDEPDSGTDDEPDSGAETGTEADAPTVRVAGGDPQSRIAPARELLGRLRDRAKRVEALNGDVPAADADALVDAADALGEYVRTGEDTAIERARSLLAERNV
- a CDS encoding DUF7385 family protein, which produces MSRFDVHDHRHALKQLRDTGSTGLWENRKDVPCPVCDDPFDRLFTTREAGTTFPENDGARFCLLRDDDAIHLFRH
- a CDS encoding MATE family efflux transporter, which gives rise to MSDEPSEDRPDSPPGVDGNGSHDDDLPDDDGSGGDDGDDGDERVPEESITEGSLVRPLFSLAWPIVVIQLLQVMYNVVDTLYLGRLSAEAVGAISLAFPLIFLLIAVAGGFTTAGAILVAQYTGADGDRSAGLVAGQTIFTVSVLSVFIGVAGYFYTRPALELLPSDPATAATVIPLAADYMEVIFAGIPLMFGFFVFSALMRGYGDTRTPMAVMLVSVVLNVFLDPFLIFGFADNPLFEWLAGVPMIGAVDPVALEASLFALTGFTGYGIEGAAIATIFSRGVATAIGIWLLFGTELGPAVSVSHLAPDIGFIRDIFRLGLPSSVEQTTSALAMITLTAMVVTFSPPVVAAYGLGNRLISLVFLPAMGLGRAIDTMVGQNLGADRADRAGRSVKIAATTGAGVMFLVAVVAVTFTEPIVGVFLGDVPDAPATVGYAVEYVRIRSVEFAFIGVSQVILGAFRGAGNTKTAMVISILTLWVGRVASVGYLVFVAGWGETGIWVGMALGNVLGAIIGVAWFARGTWTERYIDEPEHDVDPVASD